GGGAGACAAGATATCAACCTAACCATGGTATTTTGGATTTGAAGGTAATACTCGTTCCTTAGGCTTCCCCAAATAGCATAAAGGAAGTTAATGTCATGATGTGTAAGGTTTAGGCCGTATAGTCAATTAAGACACCCCACACAGTTTACTACCCTATAAAAGTTGGGTAGACATTGGTTGAGGCTAAGCCCATAAAAATTGAGAGTTCTAAGTTAAAAGGGATCCACTAGAAATCTAACCCCACCCTCTAGTATTaacattaaaggaaaaaagaccACATGAGGCAATCTTTGGTCTTTTATATCTCCCCCATGACAATATGATATATTCATATCACAAGGGATATTAAACCCAGTCTTAAAGGATTCTATGTCTAAATCTGTGTTTAAAAGGTATGAAAAACCCATCTTTTCCTATTAAGATAACTATGGAAGATCGAGAATGAAAGAAATAGGAGAAAGAAGAGTTACTGAGTAACTTCTTGATGATAGGGATGGTCTCAGGAGAGATTTAAAGGCTCgggaaaaaagaataagaaggaTTATGAATTTGAAAGAAACTAAAGAAAGTTATAAATGAGAAGGATGACAGTATTTGTAGggaaaaatgtcatttaatgtAACTGCAAACAACTAATCAATACTTACTGTTGTTTCTACTCACGTGTGCCTCAGTAATCGAAGCGTCAGATCATCTCGACCGTTCGATGTACCAGATGCTGCCACGTGTTCATAAAGAGCAAGTTGTCATGTCTGCTATATTAATAGAGtgacatttttttcttctcgaGGTACAAACGTCTTTTTTGAAAGCTTAGCCGAGCGCCGATGCAGGAATCCCCAATCCTATCCCTACTTCATGAAAATAGGATCGTGGGGGGCTATTGCGGGGGGTGCCTAAAGAATCAGTACTGGCCCACTTAACTAAGGCTCAAGATTAGCCTAAGTAGCCAAAGCCAATCCATAAGATGGAAGTGGACCTTAAACCGGTTAAAGTGAGCCCAACCCGACGATACGTGTATTAGGACTTAGAAATTATCATTCGAGGGAATCCCATAGTGTTCGGCCCACTACCAACTGATGAGGTGGTGGGAAATCGATGAAGAAATGATTAAACTAAAGTCAATTGCCAAGAGTTGTTAGTGCCTTTAGGGAGCTCGCTACCGAACGGTATTTGGCATCTAGAGCAAGTTTCAAGAGAATCCTCAAAAGGCATAATggttttttgggattttggCAAAAGTggaaatgcatgaaaattggtgaaaaaataatgattagAACCCCACTAAGGAGAGACTATATAAGGAGAGGGAAGGCAAACAAGTAGAGGTTGGTTGGAAAAAACTAggaaaaagagaggaaacagagagagagggagTGTGAGTAAAGAAGGGAGAAGAACTATCAAAAGGTAAAGGGTGTAGGTCCTAAGTATTTCCTTTATAAAAAATCCAAGCATGCCAAAAGTTTAAACTCAAGAATCAAAATTCTTTCCAACCGAACAATACCTTAGTGTATCTTCTCAGTTTAGTTAAAAGGGGCTTTTACGAGGGAATTCATTAGTGGACAAATATGTTAACTTCATTTGTTCCCTGTTTTATGACAGGGAAGAGGCAAAGCTCTGACTCCAATAACTTCGAAGACTCTCCAAGTAGAAGAGAATTCGATGGATCTAAAAGAAATTCAAGTTTTCCAGTATTTGACCTAAGGACCATCATTGCAGCCACAGATAACTTCTCTGCTGCTAATGAGCTTGGCAAAGGTGGTTTTGGCTCGGTTTATAAGGtagtcttctaaaaaaaatcccaaaaatggCTTAATCTTATTTCAAGTGTGTTAATGCATCATAAATTCCATCCTAAATGTTTAAAGGCATTCATTGATCATGAATTTGTTAGGTGAAATTGGGCTTGCCCAAATAATTCACTAAGTTGAATTTCTCTCAACAATTATGCACTTTGACAACATGAAATTTGGGCTTTATTTTCAGGGTTTGCTACAAAACAGAATGGAAATAGCAATAAAAAGACTATCAAAATACTCAGGACAAGGAGTGGAAGAGTTCAAAAATGAAGTTGCACTTATTGCTAAACTCCAACATAGGAACCTCGTGAGAATCTTAGGTTGTTGCATTCAAGGAGAAGAGAAGATGTTAGTCTATGAGTACTTGCCTAATAAAAGCTtagactcttttatttttggtatgttCTCTTTTCACATAAAATTCGCTCATCATCACTAGAAAGTGGTCTTCCAATTAAAAACATATCAATTCCTAATAGTTGAGATATGTACTTGCCTAATAAAAGCTTAGACTCTttcatttttggtatgtcctccttttgcataaaatttgcTCATCATCACTAGAAAGTGGTCCTCTAGATACAAACATATCAATTCCTAATAgttgatatacatatatatatatatatatatatggattttgctaatgtgtgccctaagagcacacaataattaatcacttttggaaatattttctcgaaaattaaaaaagtactgacaactttttcaattttcagaaaatgttttcaaaaatgaatggtttaatgtatgcccttagggcacacattaaccggaccctatatatatatatatatatatatatatataagcatgtAATTAAGCATGAATTCAATCTAATCCAAATCCCTTTATTCAGATGAAACAAAAAGGTTATGTTTAGATTGGGGAAAGCGATTTGAGATTATTTGTGGAATTGCTAGAGGGATATTATATCTTCATCAAGACTCAAGATTAAGAATTATCCATAGAGATTTAAAGGCCAGCAATATTCTACTCGACAATACTTTGaatccaaaaatttcagattttggtaTGGCTAGAATTGTTGGAGGTGACCAAATTGAAGTGAATACAAATCGCGTTGTTGGAACATAGTAAGTGAGCTAGAAAACAAAgacatatttatattttctatccAATTACTTGGCTACCATTTCATATCTAAAGAAGATTAAAAATTTCAGgtctttctaaaaaatatttcaagaatatctttattattcttttttgacaCGGGGCTAGTTAAGCCTACAGTTTTGGCACAAAGATGCAACGGAATGAATTGTGAAACAAGAGTCAATATACGACTCTACTCTGATCTATGGGTTGTCTAGCCATGATCAAGaccaagagaaggaaataaAAGAGTGCTATAGCAACTCTTGATGAAAATCTAGAGATTTTCAAAGGTGTAATACAAAAGGTATAATATAAaagattctattttttttaaggtccCGCTTCTGAGATGCTCAGTTGACTCGTAACCTTGATAGGAAGATGGCTTATTCAATAATTCGTGCATAAGGTAAGGAACTTTGGATGAACTAATGCGAATGAGTGCAcaccattttataataaaagccCACCTACTGCAATCTTGGAGCAAAAGaatgataataatgataaaaataaacatgGAAAGGAAATCAATCTAATCTTAGTTaagaattcaaattcaaataagaTTCCTAAGTCAACTAAAATGCTAATAAGAGAAATATGTATAAGGAAATCAAGTGAACTGTTGCtttccaaatttatttttaacattttagcTGCCACTAAAGATAGACattgtctttttaattttcGCTGGACCCCAATTCGCCGCAGATTTCTCGGAGAATTACCATAGAATGTactaaaattgaagaaaaatactATGTTCACAACAAATTAACACCAATAACTCCTCCACTAAATACGTACTTGATTAACAAATTAGCCTTAAACAAGGgacattatctttttttctttttttctttttttattaagaaagaAGGGACATTATCTTTTAGATATATTGGCTTGctaatttttctctttaactTCGACTACAGATTAAGTGCGTGTTTGGCAATGCttaaaaagtcaactttttttactattcaacttatttttgctattattcatgggtcccattgCACtctttgatactattcatgagtctcactgtactatttcaaataccttttaactttatctacaatactttcagcaaaaaaaaattcagtttcaactaaataagttgttttcaAACAGACACTAACATCATCTCCTTGATCCTTGTTAACTTCCAAATTTTCCAAACTGCGATTGCAAAATATCATCATGAGATATCTTTACGCCATTTTTCATCATGTGTTACTTCAAATATTATATGCTTTGTTAGTGCCCAAAGGGCcatctttgattttttctttttttttcctttaaataatGTACAAGGCTTAATGGGTTTCCTTTTCATTGTTCTCCAACAGTGGTTATATGTCACCAGAGTATGCAATGCAAGGAGTATTTTCAATAAAGTCTGATGTATATAGCTTCGGAGTGTTACTATTAGAGATAATTGCTGGTAAAAAGAATGGTACTTGTTACCATGATGGTCTCTCCCCATATTTGATTGAACATGTAAGTACATGTGCAAACAATGACTACAAAATTAGACTTATATTATTTAGCCTAATATGATGAATATGTTGTTTGCAGGTTTGGGACCTATGGAGAGAAGGAAAAGCCATGGAAATTGTGGATGCATCACTAGGTGAGACATACCCTGCTAATGAAGTTTTGAGATGCATTCAAATTGGGCTTTTATGCGTGCAAGAACATGCAAGAGATCGGCCAACCATGTTAACAATTGTTTTCATGTTGGGTAATGACACACCTCTTCCTTCTCCAAAACAACCAGCATTTATTTCAACAAGTACTAACAATATTAGAGACATGTTAACTTCTATAAATGAAGTATCAATTTCTGAAATTGATGGTCGCTAAAACCCCAGACTATATGGAGCAATGCACTAGTGTTTTTTCCATTGGTGTAGGATTGACTTCTTTAAGATTTCTTTacactattattttttcttgtatgaatataataagtactagcctcatcacatgcgCTTCGCGCATGCAATAGGgctccttttttttgtttaatgtcaTAATTTTCCATTCATAACCAAATTTTCTATAACACCATTAATATAGTTCACGCATCACAAAAGGTTATAGAGTTTTCAATTCACAATATATGTAGTTGAAAAAATACGATacacaatataattaaattgagAAAGACCTATATAAATTATGTTCAAAGGCTTACCAATTTTGACAGGAAAATGTCTAACCATTGTGAAGAATTCAGTATATGAAACAGTGAGTACGAAAAAAAAAGTGTCGGTTAGAAATAGGatgaaagaatgaagaagaagaaactgaatGAATATTTATGGATTTGGAGTTTGTGGGATCTAAATgttgtttttaacttttgtcGATTTacagttttaacatcatttcttatatttaaggaataatgataagttaattaaggatatttttgaaaattttaaataaaaaaataaaaaataaaaagaaacaagaactAACTTTTGGAATCCTCTTAATTGAAAgtcaaaaaagtaataactaactttctatattcttttaatatataaagataatgtaaaattattgccaacaaaaaaaaaaatagaaaaagagaaagaagataaTTTATATTACTACAGAAAATGGTATAGTCTAGAACTTGTGATGAAATCACTACCATCTTTTTTAGCTACTTTCTTTTATAGGACTTTTTTAGCTACATTTTTTATAGGACTTTTTCAGCTACTTAATTTGCTATCAAgtactttttgaaaattaatacaCCAACAATTATATGTGTATGTTTTGTGTGGATAGCTTCAttagtttccaaaaaaaatgttcaaatttaCTATATTATTGTTCGAATTTATTTGCTAATGTTGTTTAGgtgtttttttaagttaaacATTTGCCAGTTTCagaataaatgaataaaatttaaaaagttacatAGTAGCCATAAGGGAGCATATCAATAGGCTTTGCAGTTTGCAATTGCACAATCCAAAAAAGACGGTTATTCTATCATGATTATAATAAAActgttaaattaaaattaacctACAGTATATAATACAACTAGTTGGAAACTCATGCAATGCACGAGAACCTACTTATTtataataaactaaaataattttataaaatcttaaattgattatgaaactatactgTTACATGAATTGCTCCTGTCCttttgagttacaatttgataaatAAGCCATTGCTTGAACAAGCAACGGCTTGCAAAAAATCTAACTAATAGATTTAGATATTGCTAAAAAAtttcagatattaaaacttccaaaaggaaaaaaaaaaaaaaaaaaaaaaatcagaaaattcaCTGGCACTATCTATgactaccaaatagagaaatataagagaaaaatagataaccttcaagagaataatccatagttataactattgaaatttgccaaaaattttcagatattgcaaaaaattgaacccaaaaattcaaatagtcaaacttccaaaaggcaataatactaaaaatcaaaagattcagaacctacaaattattaaaacaaaacaaaaaatatatatatatatatagtcatcaTTGCAAGACAATTTCAATAAGGACGGAAGgctttttctaagtttttttatccaattcttcctaattgatgaaaattttggttcaaacattttcgaacactttgaaggtgcaaataatataggcttccaacataatctttaattaataaacaaagaagcatgaaaccataagagaaaacataagacAACATATAGTGCATAGACCTTACTCCACAACTGTGAAAAAATATCCACACAATaggaattgaaaacttgtacaACAAATGCAATAAGCTACTTCTAATGTGAGATAGCCTAACATACATTTCTGTAATGTAAAGCTTAAggttatataatataaaataacaaagaatatagcatctttgaaccacacaaaaagttagcaaacttactgcaatacttgtagttatactatataatataaaGTACTACTCCATCGCCAATGAAAGTCATGTAAAATCTCATGGGGCCTGGAAGAATAGATAGTCACAAGATCACCTCCACTAGACTCAATTGAGAATGGTTAaaggataaaaattaaaaaattaaaaaacttattcacaaaaaagagaaaaagcaagagcaagcgtaccaaagaaattgaaacttagggttttctctcttagtgAAGACGGATAGAGGAGGCTactttagggttttcaaagattttggcATGCCCAGAAGGAAAATCAAAGGGAATTCCTATATCAAAAATCCTATCAAACATTCTGTCGAAAGTGACCATACAGATTAGCCTCAGACATGTAATCCACGGCATGTATATGAGATAACCATGATCTTTGTTGTTATTGGTATTATTAAGGTGAGAAGAGATGAAATTGGGTGCGGTGATTGATGAGTAGAAAGATTTGCAAATGTACCTAAATCTTAAGAGTGATTTGACTGGTAGCCTAGTCAAGATGTTGAGTACAATGTCATGTAGGACATAGTTCTTCTGTTGAAGGATCGAAGGTTCTCTCTTTTGGAACATTTTTCAAgcagaagagaagaaaagagagtgtCAAAGTAGTAAGGATTTTAAGATCTTTATAAAGAGTTATGCCCTGAAAGTGTTTGATCTGCTAAGGAATTTAAGATATTTGTAACCTCAATGATGACTCCTTGTACTCATCAAAAAGAGATTCATGGTATGAACAAACTTGTACTATGATTGCAATTTGCACATATCAAAATTACtttaaaaagaaggaaattttggCAAGACTTTGATTTGGATATGGGcataaaaaccttttttttaagaagttaaaacttaaaacggCAATTTTATTGTATGGCTAAACAGAGTTTGAGTGAAATTTAAGAATTTGGGACCATCTTTGATCTACACAGAGTttgagtgaattttttttttttaaagagtttttctCTCTTAGTGGAGGCACACAGagagaatttttgttttaaaaaaaaaataataataatgctgATGTAGAAAATtgcaatgttatgaataccgtttcAGAGCCCGTTTCGATTTGTCAATTGGAACAGAATATTTTGGTACCGGTTTAATATCAGTCTATTTCGGTATGCCATTTCGGGTTatagctattttttatatattataggttattcatcaaaacccatataaatttttaagaattttataattataagttCATATTTCAACTAATATGTCAAACTTATTAAGCCCAAACCCAAATAttactcaataataataataaattaataattattttttagattataacaagtaacaataaaattaaaattaaaagtggaaaaaaaattaaaaattgtgagACATAAGTTAGCCACATGGAGTGGGATGGCTTAGAAGTCAACACAAGTGGCTAAAGGCTGAAACTTTCAACTTTCCCAATAAGTGACTCACATGTGAAGGGCtcataaaactaaaagaaattaaagtacTAACTATTAAACAATAGTAAATTAATACAAGGCAGTGAAGGGCCTGAAGGCAGACTACACGCAAAGGTGGAACAGTGGAAGAAGGTTAAGGCTAAAGCattctatttttattgttagTCTTGTGGGGCTCACAAAAAcgtaacaaagaaaaaattcaaattttaaaacacaaGTGACAAGAGAGAAGAGTATCACGTTGGctagcaaaacaaacaaaaaattttaaacaaagcATTTAAAGACATCACGTTGGCTGACAAACAGTCAAATACATCACCATTTACCTGTACagcacacaaataaaaaacaaaaggatgGTTGGCAGGACCGAAAcccaccaaaagaaaagaaagaagatgggTTCGAAAcccactaaaaaataaaaaataaaagaagaagaaggggggTCCGAAACcctgaagaagaaggaggtaagattttttttttttttaaagccaaaaTCTAGTACCGGCCGAAATTAGCTAGAATGGCCGAAACACTCCGAAATAGGCCGAAATTTGATCCGAGATGGAATGAGGGGTATTATGGTACCGGTTTTCATGCTAGTATGAAATATTCCGGCCGTTCCAGCCGGAACGGAACGGGATCAATAACAATGGAAAATTGTGAAGCTTAGCAAAAAAGTCGGAggcttcagttttatatatatatatatatatatatatatatagactagtcgctaacccgtacTATGCACAGGAATttacctatttgtgaggtagactaaaataattttataaaatcttaaattgattaagaaactacaccattgcatgatttgctcttgtatgacttcaatttgtgttacaatttgatgaagaagtcaTTACTTAAACATGCAatggcttacaaaaaatttgtcgGGTAGTTTcagatactaaaaaaaataactcaaaaattcaaatattaaaacttctgaaaaaccaaaaaatattaaagaatcagatAATTCACTACTTAgatttattgaaacaaaacaaaatatatgactaaacaatagaaaaatataagagaaagatgagttacATTCAAAcgaataatttcaattattggaagcttttttattttgtaaaaaaaagctAAAGAGAGTTTGGTAATTCATgtacaaaaattacattttaagaaatacatgaaaaaccataaattttttttttttttttttaacaaagtagaggagaaaaaaataacataagaagatCTCATACCtctactcaaattttttttttttaaatattggaGTTTGCATTGCatttatagtgttcatgattaacttcgcaaatttggaaataaattatCAACGTCTGAGTTTGAGTATAAGTTGAACTTGTtaaagagatagagtttcactccttattaagtttggattaaacaaaaataattttgtttaaaaataataataatgatgagtttgagtttaaattggacttgttagagagatagaatttcagtttttgttaagtttggactaaaaaaaataattttatttaaatattgtgctaacgtgaaaaattgtgagagtttcagaggtttcagattaaacaaaaataattttatttataaaaagataatgattagtttgattttaaattgtgcttgttagagagatagagtttcactcattatcaagtttggattaaacaaaaataattttatttaaatattgtggtgacaaaaaaaattgtgagagttccAGAagcttcaattttatatatgtatatatatatacacacacacacactagtcgctaacccgtgtgcTATGCATGAgattagtaaataaaatttaaatacaattattttatttgaaagtacatttatttgaaaatgaataaaattgagtaaaaatataactGTATGCAAACTGCTGAAGGAAGAtaacaatattttgaatttgtacCACTTCTTGAATCAAAACATTACAAAAATCTCTGTGCAGAAAGCAGCAACAATTTCAGATAAAAATGTGCAATATATGCACACTACAGCAAGTGGAAAAGAAATATAACTACACAATAAtacattttttgcatttagatCCAACAGGAAAAAACAATTCCTTGAAGATGCAAAGCCTTGGCATATGATATGATATCTATAAAATGAACTTGCTTGCAGCTTCATGTAGAGCTGAAACACCAACATAGAGATTAGATATAGCCCGAATCTTCCATGGGTCAAATAATTTGGTTAAACATTAGACACAATCACTTATTTAAGAAATTAGTACAAAAGATCATATCAGATTGGACCATTTTATTAGATGAAAAAATTTTCAGCAAAGCCAAAGCTTATCTACAAAAAATCAGTGAATTCCAAATGGAATCAAAGGCAACACAAATAATGGTGATGTTTATTGCAATGGTAAATATCTCTATTGCACTTAGAGTTCATAAGGGTAATGTTTATTTCCATAACTACTATTTGTTTAGTATGTATGTAAAGTTGACTTAATATGTATCCTTCTCAGTTGCATTACACATGGTATGTACAATTTTGAAGCTAGTCACATGGTTTAGTGAACCAAACAAAATCTAACACAAATAAATATCTAAAACATAACCAGATCTAACCTTTATACCTTTATCTAATCCAAATGCCTAAATCATAATCTATCCCAAGAAAATACCCAAACCTAGATCAtatttgttaaagaaaatttataatattttaacaatatttaatgcacaaaattttaaattaaaaaaaaatgccaggAAAAATATATGACCTTTAGTTTGGTTTCAATAGTGACATAATGAAAGCCAATCAATAGACTAACTAACCCCTATGACAAAGACAGACAACtcaaattagtaattttatttggtaGAACAAAATAGTATATAATTGATGTTAAGATATGGTTGTTACTTAATGTCACCAATCACAACAATATAAAGAGTAGTATATAGGTTGCTAATCCAAGCATACTCTACTATCCATAGAAACTGTTAGTAGAAATAGACACATCTATCATCAAAAACTTAGGCAACACACTAATGACATAAAACTAACCGTCAAGCGTTAGTTGTAAAACCAACACAAGGTAtgcaataaactaataatttaaaaaaataaatggtgtTCAAAGTGGGATATAAGCAAATAAAAGCAGCATTAAATTGagacaactacttaaattgctTTCACATCAATATCTAGAAATTCCTAAAGAAATAATATTCTCAAAAGTAAACGCATACCACTTTGACTCCAAGCAAAATTATGAAAAGACTAGGGTAAAAGTTCTAAAACTTTAAACCTCCTACTCATATCAAACAAATGCTCAGATCAATGACcactacaattttaaatcttacCCATCATAAATAACCTAAAATTTACACATGCAAAACTGCAAAAATGTTGCTTTATTATTAGGGGGAAAATTAGAGTAAAAGATTATCTGCATAGATATGACACTGTCTTAAACCCAAGATTAAACTTTAACCTCAATTATTTCAATAGCATACCAATTATGTTTTAAATGTAAGTTTGCATCTGACAGAATTCAAGTAGCTAAATACATGCCAATCAAAATGAGCAATGTCCATTGAAGCAAAATTACTTAAAAAGGGAAACTGAAAAAGGTTAGTCATGTTGCATACCAGATCTGCATTATCGCTGACAACAACATCTACCTGTTTCAGTGCAGTCAACTCAAAGGCTCCCTTAAAGGTCCAAGTGGGAGTATTGGCAGTTACCCCACAGTGTTAACCCATTGACCATTACTATCTCTAGATCGTGCTGCAAGCTCCAATGCtttatcaataatatatgcTATCAGTATAACACCTCGCTGAGTAAAATATGTGTGTTTCAAGACTACTTCAATTAAATCAAGATAGTAATCAGCATCaacccaaagaagaaaaaaaaaagtcaaatcacaataacaacaaaaatctaaagattttctaaaacaaaacccaataactATTTAGCATCAAATCAACTGtgcctaaaatttttattgaacccCATAAACAAAACTATCTGCAACAAACAGCCCATATATATCactaaaaattctaaaaccacaatctacatcaatataaattaattttcagCCAAATAAATTGATCACCAGGCCGACTCTTAGGCctttcaaaaacacac
The Quercus lobata isolate SW786 chromosome 10, ValleyOak3.0 Primary Assembly, whole genome shotgun sequence DNA segment above includes these coding regions:
- the LOC115964339 gene encoding G-type lectin S-receptor-like serine/threonine-protein kinase At1g11410, which produces MDVDSASNIRGSRIGVVMISPEWLRLEKSLRLGFYASNNKVEYGALIASLRVVQKLSVEEVEVFSDSKLVVSQIEGSFETKDAHMQQYLKLFRALQATFQKVSMVKIPRSQNSHVDSLATLASSSGKRQSSDSNNFEDSPSRREFDGSKRNSSFPVFDLRTIIAATDNFSAANELGKGGFGSVYKGLLQNRMEIAIKRLSKYSGQGVEEFKNEVALIAKLQHRNLVRILGCCIQGEEKMLVYEYLPNKSLDSFIFDETKRLCLDWGKRFEIICGIARGILYLHQDSRLRIIHRDLKASNILLDNTLNPKISDFGMARIVGGDQIEVNTNRVVGTYGYMSPEYAMQGVFSIKSDVYSFGVLLLEIIAGKKNGTCYHDGLSPYLIEHVWDLWREGKAMEIVDASLGETYPANEVLRCIQIGLLCVQEHARDRPTMLTIVFMLGNDTPLPSPKQPAFISTSTNNIRDMLTSINEVSISEIDGR